Sequence from the Nasonia vitripennis strain AsymCx chromosome 5, Nvit_psr_1.1, whole genome shotgun sequence genome:
TGGTCAAGGCCcgtataaaaaattcaaatacgaCTGCTTTTTTCGTTTGTTGAAAACACcagtgtaaatatttacaaaaaccaATTAAATAGTAGGAATCCATGCTCCAATCACATCACGTACTTATTAGTTAATATCATTATCAAAGCTTTTTTGGAAAATATCCAAAACTATTGTGCTGTGTAATACAATAGATGCATACGGTATTCGagtatttttcgtttttcaaaaatgattTTTGTTATCGTAAGagtcaaaatttaaaatttttagttttgaaaattagtaTTCGATAAATATTGTGTATGAAATTTCATTCTAATTTTGATTAGTATAAATGTTAACGTATTATAAGTTATTActtttgttaaagatatcattgaaataattttaaccAGTCTTAAATATATTCTAAACTTTTGGCTATAATGTATAATACTTTGAGTACAGGTTGATTATACTTTTAGTTTTGTGCCTATGAATAGTTACGTTAATACTAGTGGTTCGCAGGCGTGCAAGGTATGCATGCATTCGTCAATACTTCACTTTTATGGAAGGTACAATGCAGAAATAGAATTGCAAAATcacgattattatttaaaattgaaacttGTACACGTAACATTTTTTAGagatcaaaaataaatttggggTATGGATTCCACGATGATAAATAATCGACAAACGAGAGGCCCTATCCTTTGTTCATGCTTTTACGCGGACGCAACCTAACGACCATCTActttcacgcgcgcgcgcgtgtatatatgtatatatatatatatatataaatttgacTTCATTCAATAGCATTATTACGCACGTTCTCAAGCTTCCTCTCCaccataaatataattagTAGTTGTAAAAACGTATTATTGCGTTCTACTTTGCATTGCTGTACGTTAAAAACTTCGcagatgaaaataaaaaaaattgaaatgatAATACACTTAGAAGCTTTTTATAACAAGAACCACATTAAGGTTGgattaaaaaaagaatgtttCGTGCGCAACAGTTGTGCATGAATAATGAACATATATAGCCATTgtaaaaaaagatttgtttTTCGATAGTAGAAAAGTGTGCACGCAACAAGAGGCGTAATtggtttcattttttttgcaatggATAGTCCTGTCAATCGGCTTACACAGTCTCGTACTCGCGACGTATTGAGCGAGCCAGGCAACACGCGAAGATCACTCCGATCAGCTGAAACGTTACACAAACGAGCATTAGTCAGATCACCATAATCATGATTCTAttacgctttttttctctctctcctatatAATTTAAACGAATCGCGTCATTTAATCGGTTATCGAAAATCCGATTTAAAATTCGGTATAACAGACCTGTATGAGAGCGACGCCGATGCCGACCCCGCCTAGTATCAGCGCGTTCTCCTCTATCTTCTTCTGCAGCTGAGCCTTGCATCCCTCGGTATTAGACTTTATGTCGTTGGTGTCGCAGGTTGGGTTGTTAGCCGCAATCTCGGTGCAGCAGGAGTTTGGCAGGGTGTTGCCGGTAAAGCCAGCGCGCGCCCAGTCTTGCGGGCTGTGCACGCCGCAGCACTGCAACTGTAACACGAGATGGGCCCAGAGTATGTAGACTCTCGTTGCGCAACGTTGAGACGTGGTTGGCTGCTTGATCCGAGGCTAGGCTTTTTCATTCTCGAGAACACGTTTGATGAAAACAAGTTcaaggagtttttataaaaatctggCACTGCCCTATGCGATTATTATTCTCCAGTTATAGCCGTACTCGCGTACCAACAAACGGTTGACTCGAACGTAAAAAACTGTGCTAGTCTGGGCTATTAAGCTCAGTAAGAACTAACTACCCCCCAACGCGACTCTTATCAGCTCAAGTGTGCGACGATGAGATTAGCTCTCGACGCTCGGAAGTACCTACACCCTCACATACACATGCAACAGTTACATAATGCATGGAACAAGTACAACCCGTATTCCCCGTATTCCCGCATGTGGGGCGGAGGAAAAACAACGAGCGACACGCAAATCACGTGCGGCTTATCGACGTCTCGGATCGTCTACAGCGAAAGTCCGGCTTTCTTGCATTCCTCGCGACGCAATTGATGTCTTTTTCTTATTGCCTCGATAAAAGATTTCAGGATATGCTACGCGAACAGGTGCACGTGAGCGTGTAGTTTCTCTGCCTGGCTATTTTTACATCGGGAATTTCAAGTGGATGACTGTCATGGAGCTATCCTTTGTTTGCGTTATTCGTACCTCTAGTAAGGTACTAAAAGTGGAGCATTTGGCATAGGGTATAACTGAAGTTAGAAAATATATGAGATTATCTTCAAATGAAACGTTatatttgtattgttttatttacaatatgtTCGCGCACATGCGCGAGCTTACACCAAAACATACATGGTCAACGCCATTCCGAATCAATAGCAACGCAATTTAGCGAGCGATAACACAGGGGCGAGTCTATATACCAGCGCAAAATAAGAGATAGTCCATAAAGTCGAAGGGCTGTAAATGAGATTTAGCTCAACGGAAAAGAAGAGTATAGTCTGCTACAGTCGATCGAACCCGTGGCCGGTAAAAAGGAGAAGCTATGTGTCTCAAGATAGTGTTCGCGGCcgaatctttttattttttattgtttttttttttgggggggggggagcatTGAAATAGAAGCTATATcaagattaaaattaattttgatcaTAATACATCAAGCGGGAGGATAAatatcgttatttttattcGTAAGTATAGCCTTTGTGTCACGGCTCCTTCTCGAGAGTCAGTTTTGCCGCGTAGGTATAGACCGCAGTTTGGTTCGCATAATGCGAGCAAGCGCTTGCAATATGTACACAACAGAATAGAGGGACGACGTCGTCTATGGCCTTCGGAGGGGAGGGAGCAGTCGGTGGTATTCGTCACGCGCACCGAGAATGTACTCGTGTGTTCATACGTACACACGTACTCGTCGCACATATAGAGTACCCCCTCGTGTACTTGGACTGCACCGTATAGTCGCACCGCGCGTATGGCGCATATAGGTACCGACAAGGTGATAtattgattgaaaaatatacgtgtctgcgcgcgcgcgcacccgtatcgttcttattcttcttttcGTACTCTCCCGCTGTGTTGTATTAGTATCGAGCAAAAGTGACGTACCTGGTTCGAGAGACCTTTTGATTCTCGATCAACGATGGCTTCAATGTCGTGATTATTTACTAATTGTCTCAACTTTCAATGCGCGTTCATCACAGCTCAGACTACATTGCTCATTCATACAATACGATCTGAAATGCAGGAGCATTAAAGCGCGGTACATTTGCACGTGTGTAAAAGCGACGCCGGGGCGATTAGTTAGTAGATTAGTCGGTCGATCGTTTGGGTGACGTTATTCAGTTGGCTGATTGTTTGATTGTCACGCGCACGGGGCAGCTTTCATTTCATTCGCGAAATCGGAACGAGAAGATGCGACCCGAGCGACGATTGCATACCGGGAGCGTTGAGAGCGCTTTCATTCCAATTCAAAGCAAACcgaaattttaaatcaaatcaTCAGATTTTTCGATCTCTATAATATGTGCGCACAAAAACATTGCcttcgaaaataaaattagcgGTGCAAAACCACTGCCAGATACTTACATCATGTTGCATAATGTCCCATGATTGGCGGAAGTCGGGTCTATTCTTGTACGAAACCAGCGTGTCGTTCATGCACTTTTCTAGCATAGAGCTGACTTTGCTGCGCATCAAGTATCCTGAAATTCCAGCGCCCAATTCGAGAGCGAAGATCAACAGCAAAAGTACTGAgaactgcaaaaaaaaaataaataaataaataaaataaaaaaatcaatctcgTTATCGCTCATCGCGATCGCATTGGATATTTTGGTAGCGGGCTCGTATAGGGTTAAACATCAGAGAAAATTTTGACCTACatcattaaaaatcaatgaacTCACCGTAATGATCATGCAGTGGTTCTCCTTGACAGCGCCGCAGCATCCGAAGAACGAGGTGATGAAgacgacgacgccgacgaTGATCATGAGGACGGGCACCGCGAACATCCATATGTCCACAAAATTGCTGTAGCCCCTGTATGCTATGAGGATGACTGCGCCAACCGAGATGAAGACGATCCCGGTTATCTGCAAAGGACGGTCACAGTCAATCTTCTCCCTCTCTACTAGCACGTCACGTCTGTGCGATGCCCATGCAGACGCGCGCATTTAAGTGCTCCTATGAAatttcggctctctctctatatGTTCGATATCTCGGGGCTCTGATTGATCGTCGCTTAATGGCTCTCGACAGCCCCCGAGAGTAGCAGTTTTGTGTATCAGCCACTCGTTCTCGTCGATGTATGTACCTCTTTAAGGGAGGGCTCTTTTTCGAAACTAGAATATATACACGTTTGAGTGATGACTGTGCAATGGCTGCTGTGGAGTGCCGGATGCGAAATTGCCACGGCGACGAATTGCCAACCATACCTCCAGTATTTGCTGAAATGATACGCTTTGTTTTCGCAATAGACGAGGATTGCTTCGACCTTCCGAATAAGAAGTACGCAAAGACTCCGAGAATAAAGTTCGCATCGTACATCAAATGTTGGGTGCTATATAATCGACGAAGTCAGGGGGATCCGTAAAATAACGCGTGAAATTGACAAGCAACAGGCCGGGTATCGATCTCCCCCTCCCCCTGGTATAACATATCTcctcatcaggaccaaattcATTCATGCCCCCCTCGCCCCCTCGCCGGAGCGGGTGTTTC
This genomic interval carries:
- the LOC100121424 gene encoding CD63 antigen; amino-acid sequence: MVSGGMACVKYLLFLFNLIFAITGIVFISVGAVILIAYRGYSNFVDIWMFAVPVLMIIVGVVVFITSFFGCCGAVKENHCMIITFSVLLLLIFALELGAGISGYLMRSKVSSMLEKCMNDTLVSYKNRPDFRQSWDIMQHDLQCCGVHSPQDWARAGFTGNTLPNSCCTEIAANNPTCDTNDIKSNTEGCKAQLQKKIEENALILGGVGIGVALIQLIGVIFACCLARSIRREYETVETTAH